A part of Candidatus Electrothrix aestuarii genomic DNA contains:
- a CDS encoding flavodoxin family protein, producing the protein MKILGVAASPRQNKSTRFLLEQCLDAIKNAAETSANGIEVELIDLAPLEIRGCIACDACKKGVLCSQKDDFQSIIPKLADPELVGIILATPVYMGCMTSRAKAFIDRTVIFRRNGFMLKNKLGGVIAVGGSRNGGQELTVQAAHAAMMIHDMIIIGDGDHFGGAAWANHPDGYEADTTGIATARNLGIRMGEVAATLRG; encoded by the coding sequence ATGAAAATCCTAGGTGTAGCAGCAAGTCCGAGACAGAATAAATCCACCCGATTCCTTTTGGAGCAATGTCTTGATGCCATCAAGAATGCAGCTGAGACCTCTGCGAATGGTATTGAGGTTGAATTAATCGATCTTGCCCCACTTGAAATTCGAGGCTGTATTGCCTGCGATGCCTGTAAAAAGGGTGTCCTGTGCAGTCAAAAAGATGACTTTCAGTCTATCATTCCTAAACTTGCTGACCCGGAACTGGTCGGCATCATCCTCGCAACTCCTGTGTACATGGGCTGTATGACCAGCCGTGCCAAGGCCTTTATCGATCGAACTGTTATCTTCCGACGTAACGGATTTATGTTGAAGAATAAGCTTGGTGGGGTTATCGCTGTGGGCGGTTCCAGGAACGGAGGGCAGGAGCTGACCGTGCAGGCGGCGCATGCAGCCATGATGATTCATGATATGATCATTATTGGTGACGGAGACCATTTTGGTGGAGCAGCCTGGGCCAATCACCCGGACGGCTATGAAGCTGATACAACGGGCATTGCCACGGCCAGGAATTTGGGGATACGCATGGGAGAGGTCGCCGCAACGTTGCGGGGATAG
- the carA gene encoding glutamine-hydrolyzing carbamoyl-phosphate synthase small subunit: MKALIALEDGTVLTGRSFTGAGEAVGEIVFNTSMSGYQEVLTDPSYTGQLVTMTYPLIGNYGVNEEDMESSSVHPRAFLVREYQDVPSNFRATGTLAEFLQKFGVLGVEGFDTRMLTRIIRKHGAMKAIISTEDLDEASLVQRAKDWPGLVGRDMVARVTTGAAYNWVNNAPAEGTGFAPETADKFKVVAYDFGVKYNQLRILKEKGCAVHVVPATTSAEEVLALNPDGIFLSNGPGDPAGVEGVVENVRKLLGKKPIFGICLGHQILGLAYGASTYKLKFGHRGGNQPVKDLQTGKVEITSQNHGFCVDPESLPDKVEMTHINLNDGSLEGMRHTEFPAFSVQYHPEHAPGPHDALYLFDRFLELMAR, encoded by the coding sequence ATGAAAGCATTAATCGCGCTTGAAGATGGCACCGTGCTCACCGGACGCTCCTTTACCGGAGCTGGAGAGGCAGTCGGTGAAATAGTCTTTAATACCAGCATGAGCGGTTATCAGGAGGTTCTGACCGATCCCTCCTATACAGGCCAGCTGGTCACCATGACCTATCCCCTGATCGGTAATTACGGGGTCAATGAGGAGGATATGGAGTCCTCGTCTGTCCATCCCCGCGCCTTTTTGGTGCGTGAGTATCAGGATGTGCCCAGTAATTTTAGGGCCACTGGTACCTTGGCTGAGTTCTTGCAAAAGTTCGGCGTATTAGGGGTCGAAGGATTTGACACCCGGATGCTGACCCGTATTATCCGCAAGCACGGGGCAATGAAGGCCATTATCTCCACCGAGGATCTGGATGAGGCCTCTCTGGTGCAGCGGGCAAAGGACTGGCCCGGTCTGGTCGGGCGGGACATGGTCGCCCGAGTGACAACTGGCGCGGCCTATAACTGGGTGAATAATGCTCCGGCAGAAGGAACAGGCTTTGCCCCAGAGACAGCTGATAAGTTCAAGGTGGTTGCCTATGATTTTGGAGTGAAATACAACCAGCTCCGTATCCTCAAGGAAAAGGGTTGTGCTGTCCACGTAGTTCCTGCCACCACCTCTGCTGAAGAGGTCCTGGCCCTGAACCCGGATGGTATTTTTCTTTCCAACGGTCCTGGTGATCCTGCGGGCGTAGAGGGGGTTGTGGAAAACGTACGCAAGCTCCTGGGCAAGAAACCGATCTTTGGTATTTGCTTGGGGCATCAGATCCTCGGCCTGGCCTACGGGGCCTCCACCTATAAGCTGAAATTCGGTCATCGGGGCGGTAACCAGCCGGTCAAAGATCTGCAAACCGGCAAGGTGGAAATCACCTCCCAGAACCACGGCTTCTGCGTTGACCCGGAGAGCCTGCCAGATAAGGTGGAGATGACCCATATCAATCTCAATGATGGCAGTCTGGAGGGTATGCGCCATACCGAGTTTCCGGCCTTTTCTGTGCAATACCATCCTGAGCACGCTCCTGGTCCCCATGATGCTCTATACCTCTTTGATCGTTTTCTTGAGCTGATGGCCCGGTGA
- a CDS encoding cytochrome c biogenesis protein ResB: MPAMKNVAIVCLMLVLFSVSSSDGTVYDELPPSFELLDGAFDTGDSVDDSTRRISRIKHALRKGADVNVMLPASENPPFWGTALMAASFRNDICALKILLDNGADANIVAPDGTTALIAAALKNSLEAAAFLVDHGANINTVGYEGKTALIIAQEKKNEAMVAILQSKKGKAYMALLLQGKINKKKWSTGNDDHNLYGTKWGACGLESEDKVCAFDPFNQCQFPVTEATVTYKFIADGAEIKINKATQSITDIDKFYNKPGYEDISYKSLMRSAFTTWDNCSGIKFKEVNGSDATADIRVGIYGPLPRNKDDVPPHALSYPPPYPEKISEEYWGDIYFNTVETEVVNRDKNEMMRRFYLVALHEIGHAIGLKHSGKESIMFGDSNQIFDLKPTLYHSDLEQAIRLYSHNYSLMECSSSNDFSAVAKKALKETKLVFKGAVSLPETAQSDFIFSDTEDGKKIPLGFTVRCNYFDIEYHPGSGTPNEYITGLTVLEDGKEVLATTIKENKPLTYKGVTFHQVSYKQVGAAIIKLREKHSDTVHAFPVDPKDYSVIHKWRQGESDGMIRIQSAQPIQLSDGKPSTEMKIWMTDSDGPPSMFTIMYGNSVIVERPKAKYELSIGPHFATGLQVEKRVLK, encoded by the coding sequence ATGCCTGCCATGAAAAACGTTGCTATTGTTTGCCTGATGTTGGTTTTATTTTCAGTTTCTTCTTCTGACGGCACTGTGTATGACGAGCTACCTCCTAGTTTTGAATTATTAGACGGAGCATTCGACACTGGAGATTCTGTTGATGACTCTACCCGTAGAATTTCTCGTATTAAGCACGCGTTGAGAAAGGGCGCAGATGTTAATGTCATGCTTCCTGCTTCTGAGAACCCACCTTTCTGGGGAACGGCACTGATGGCCGCTTCTTTTAGAAATGATATTTGTGCGTTGAAAATATTACTGGATAATGGTGCCGACGCCAACATTGTTGCACCGGATGGAACAACGGCTTTGATCGCAGCAGCTTTAAAAAATTCCCTTGAGGCAGCAGCGTTTTTAGTAGATCATGGCGCAAATATCAACACGGTGGGGTATGAAGGTAAGACAGCCCTAATTATTGCTCAAGAGAAAAAAAATGAAGCTATGGTGGCTATATTACAAAGTAAGAAAGGAAAGGCTTACATGGCTTTATTACTACAAGGTAAAATAAATAAAAAAAAGTGGTCAACCGGGAATGACGATCATAATCTTTATGGCACCAAATGGGGAGCATGTGGCCTGGAATCCGAAGATAAAGTTTGTGCATTTGATCCATTTAACCAATGTCAATTTCCTGTTACTGAAGCTACTGTTACTTATAAATTCATTGCTGATGGGGCAGAAATAAAAATCAATAAAGCTACGCAATCCATTACTGATATTGATAAATTTTATAATAAACCTGGGTATGAAGATATAAGTTACAAATCACTTATGAGAAGTGCATTTACAACATGGGACAATTGTTCCGGTATCAAATTTAAAGAAGTCAATGGCTCCGATGCAACTGCCGATATTCGGGTAGGGATTTATGGACCTCTTCCTCGCAATAAAGATGATGTACCGCCTCATGCTTTAAGCTATCCTCCGCCGTATCCGGAGAAAATTTCCGAGGAATATTGGGGTGATATTTATTTTAATACTGTAGAGACAGAGGTTGTTAATCGTGATAAAAACGAGATGATGCGACGATTCTATCTGGTCGCTTTACATGAAATTGGTCATGCAATTGGACTTAAACATAGTGGCAAAGAGTCGATAATGTTTGGCGATTCAAATCAAATTTTTGATTTGAAGCCAACTTTGTATCACTCTGACCTGGAACAAGCGATTCGACTATATTCACACAATTACTCGTTGATGGAGTGTTCTTCATCCAATGATTTCTCAGCAGTTGCGAAAAAAGCATTAAAAGAAACAAAATTGGTTTTTAAGGGGGCAGTTTCCCTGCCGGAAACTGCGCAAAGTGACTTTATCTTTTCCGATACCGAGGATGGTAAGAAAATTCCGCTCGGCTTCACGGTACGTTGTAATTATTTCGACATTGAGTATCACCCCGGCTCCGGGACACCTAATGAGTATATCACCGGCCTGACCGTTCTTGAAGACGGTAAAGAGGTTCTGGCCACCACCATTAAGGAGAATAAGCCTCTTACTTACAAAGGAGTCACCTTTCACCAAGTCAGTTATAAGCAAGTGGGAGCGGCGATTATTAAACTGCGGGAGAAACATAGCGATACTGTTCATGCTTTTCCCGTTGATCCGAAAGACTATTCGGTCATCCATAAATGGCGGCAGGGCGAAAGTGACGGCATGATACGTATTCAGTCGGCTCAACCGATACAGTTATCCGATGGTAAGCCCAGCACCGAGATGAAAATCTGGATGACGGACTCGGACGGTCCACCGTCCATGTTTACTATAATGTACGGTAATTCGGTCATTGTTGAACGCCCCAAAGCAAAGTATGAACTTAGCATCGGACCTCATTTTGCTACCGGCCTCCAGGTTGAAAAGAGAGTTCTGAAATAA
- the carB gene encoding carbamoyl-phosphate synthase large subunit has translation MPKRTDIHKILIIGSGPIIISQACEFDYSGAQAVKALKEEGYEVVLINSNPATIMTDPGLADRTYIEPITPEYLIKVIERERPDAILPTLGGQTALNTAIKVAETGILEKYNVEMLAANIDVIRKAEGREEFRDAMEKIGLNVPKSFIVHEIEEAMAAGDEIGFPVIVRPSFTLGGTGGGVAYNRQELRELCTAGLDLSMTNEIMLERSLLGWKEYELEVVRDRKDNVVIICSIENIDAMGVHTGDSITVAPQQTLSDREYQELRDASIAIIREIGVETGGSNVQFAVNPADGEIMVIEMNPRVSRSSALASKATGFPIAKIAAKLAVGYTLDELQNDITKETYAAFEPTIDYCVVKIPRWTFEKFPEADDYLTTAMKSVGETMAIGRTFKEAFQKGMRSLEIGRMGFGFDGKAGMEDLHQDDLEQGLTEPNSKRFFHLFEAMRRGMSIERMQELSKIDPWYLRSMQQIVDMGKEIQQRGFSGLDADFLRVAKQHGFSDAQLGYLTGTSEDDIRKLRKENNVLPVYKLVDTCAAEFESYTPYYYSCYDQENESLPSDRKKIVILGGGPNRIGQGIEFDYCCVHASFALEEIGVESIMVNSNPETVSTDYDTSDRLYFEPLTREDVLNIIELEKPDGVIVQFGGQTPLNLAVALDKTGVPVIGTSPDAIDRAEDRKRFQQLLQKLGLKQPENGTVNNLEDALKEVERIGYPVVMRPSYVLGGRDMQIVYNDQGLREFMARPTIMGSEHPVLLDRFLKDAIEVDVDAISDGKMTVIGGIMEHIEEAGIHSGDSACVLPPHTLSENMINEIMRATKAMAGELGVIGLMNVQYAVKDEQLYILEVNPRASRTVPFVSKATGVPLAKMATKVMMGISLEELGFTEEVSIDHWAVKEAVFPFDRFENVDTLLGPEMKSTGEVMGIDDDLGLALAKSQQAANQKVPTSGCVFISVRRGDKAPLVPVVKSLIARGFTLLATDGTAERFTEYGVACEQINKISQGRPHILDKIKDGQVQWIINTSSGSRTTEDSYRIRRAALDYHIPYTTTVNGAVSMAQAIIATAEQEVGVKTVQEFSSAD, from the coding sequence ATGCCAAAACGCACAGATATACATAAGATTTTGATTATCGGCTCCGGGCCGATCATTATCAGTCAGGCCTGTGAATTCGATTATTCCGGTGCGCAGGCCGTCAAGGCCCTCAAGGAAGAGGGCTATGAGGTAGTGCTGATCAACTCCAACCCGGCCACTATTATGACCGATCCTGGTCTGGCTGATCGCACTTATATAGAACCTATTACTCCAGAATACCTGATCAAGGTTATTGAGCGGGAGCGTCCTGATGCCATCCTGCCGACTCTGGGTGGTCAGACCGCACTGAACACTGCCATCAAGGTGGCAGAAACCGGCATTCTGGAAAAGTATAATGTCGAGATGCTGGCCGCCAACATTGATGTCATCCGCAAGGCCGAAGGCCGTGAAGAGTTTCGTGATGCGATGGAGAAGATCGGCCTCAATGTGCCGAAATCTTTTATCGTCCATGAGATTGAGGAAGCAATGGCAGCCGGGGACGAGATAGGCTTTCCGGTCATTGTTCGTCCCAGCTTTACCTTGGGCGGAACCGGCGGCGGTGTGGCCTATAACCGCCAGGAATTACGCGAGCTCTGCACCGCTGGGCTGGATCTTTCTATGACCAATGAGATCATGCTGGAACGCAGTCTGCTGGGTTGGAAGGAATACGAGCTGGAGGTGGTGCGCGACCGTAAGGATAACGTGGTCATTATCTGCTCCATCGAGAACATTGATGCAATGGGTGTGCATACCGGTGATTCCATCACTGTGGCCCCGCAACAGACCCTGTCTGATCGCGAGTATCAGGAGCTGCGTGATGCCTCCATCGCCATTATTCGGGAAATCGGTGTTGAGACCGGTGGTTCCAATGTCCAGTTCGCGGTTAACCCGGCAGACGGCGAAATCATGGTTATTGAGATGAACCCCCGGGTTTCCCGTTCTTCGGCTTTGGCTTCCAAGGCCACTGGCTTCCCCATTGCCAAGATCGCAGCTAAGCTGGCTGTGGGCTATACCCTGGATGAGTTGCAAAACGATATCACCAAGGAAACCTATGCTGCCTTTGAGCCTACCATTGATTACTGCGTAGTCAAAATTCCCCGCTGGACCTTTGAGAAATTCCCGGAAGCAGATGACTATCTCACCACAGCGATGAAATCTGTGGGCGAGACTATGGCTATTGGCCGGACTTTTAAGGAGGCCTTTCAGAAAGGTATGCGTTCGCTGGAAATCGGGCGGATGGGCTTTGGTTTTGATGGTAAGGCTGGGATGGAAGATCTGCACCAGGATGATCTGGAGCAAGGCCTGACCGAGCCCAACTCCAAGCGTTTCTTCCATCTCTTTGAAGCTATGCGTCGCGGCATGTCCATTGAGCGGATGCAGGAGCTGAGCAAGATTGATCCCTGGTACCTGCGCAGTATGCAGCAGATTGTTGACATGGGGAAGGAGATTCAGCAGCGCGGTTTCTCCGGCCTTGATGCCGATTTCCTCCGGGTAGCCAAGCAACATGGTTTTTCCGATGCCCAGTTGGGGTATCTGACTGGCACCTCAGAGGATGATATTCGCAAGCTGCGCAAGGAAAATAACGTTCTTCCGGTGTATAAGCTGGTGGACACCTGTGCAGCTGAGTTTGAGTCCTATACTCCGTATTATTACTCCTGCTATGATCAGGAGAATGAGTCCCTGCCTTCGGATCGGAAAAAGATCGTAATCCTGGGTGGTGGACCCAACCGGATCGGTCAGGGGATCGAGTTTGACTATTGCTGCGTGCATGCCTCCTTTGCCCTGGAGGAGATCGGGGTGGAATCTATCATGGTTAACTCCAACCCGGAGACCGTGTCTACGGACTACGACACCTCGGATCGTCTCTATTTTGAGCCGCTGACCCGTGAGGATGTGCTTAATATTATTGAGCTGGAAAAACCGGACGGGGTTATTGTCCAGTTCGGTGGTCAGACTCCGCTGAACCTGGCTGTGGCTTTGGATAAGACAGGCGTGCCGGTCATCGGTACTTCACCGGACGCCATTGACCGGGCTGAGGACCGGAAGCGCTTCCAGCAGCTCCTCCAGAAGCTGGGGCTCAAGCAGCCAGAGAACGGCACAGTGAATAATCTGGAAGATGCCTTAAAAGAGGTAGAGCGGATAGGCTATCCGGTGGTGATGCGTCCTTCCTATGTTCTGGGTGGTCGGGATATGCAAATTGTCTATAATGATCAGGGGCTGCGGGAGTTCATGGCCCGGCCTACCATTATGGGCAGCGAGCATCCGGTCCTGCTGGACAGGTTTCTGAAAGATGCTATTGAGGTGGACGTGGATGCTATCTCCGACGGCAAGATGACTGTGATTGGTGGAATTATGGAGCATATCGAGGAAGCTGGTATTCACTCCGGTGACTCGGCCTGCGTGTTGCCGCCCCATACCCTGTCTGAAAACATGATTAATGAGATCATGCGGGCCACCAAGGCAATGGCTGGCGAACTGGGGGTTATCGGTCTGATGAACGTGCAGTATGCTGTCAAAGACGAGCAGCTCTATATCCTGGAGGTAAATCCTCGGGCTTCCCGTACCGTGCCTTTTGTTTCCAAGGCCACCGGCGTGCCCCTGGCGAAAATGGCCACCAAGGTGATGATGGGTATCAGCCTGGAAGAGCTGGGCTTCACTGAAGAGGTGTCTATTGATCACTGGGCGGTGAAAGAGGCGGTGTTCCCCTTTGATCGTTTTGAGAATGTGGATACCCTGCTCGGACCGGAGATGAAATCCACCGGTGAGGTCATGGGCATTGACGATGACCTTGGTCTGGCCCTGGCCAAGTCACAGCAGGCAGCAAACCAGAAGGTTCCTACCTCAGGCTGTGTGTTTATCTCTGTCCGTCGTGGTGATAAGGCGCCTTTGGTGCCAGTGGTTAAGTCGCTGATTGCAAGAGGGTTCACTCTGCTGGCCACTGATGGTACTGCTGAGCGCTTTACCGAGTATGGGGTAGCCTGTGAGCAGATTAATAAGATCTCTCAGGGGCGGCCGCATATCCTGGACAAGATCAAGGATGGGCAGGTGCAGTGGATTATCAACACCTCCTCCGGTAGCAGGACCACCGAGGATTCCTATCGGATCCGCCGGGCCGCCCTGGATTATCATATCCCCTACACCACCACTGTGAATGGTGCGGTTTCTATGGCCCAGGCCATTATCGCCACTGCGGAGCAGGAAGTGGGGGTGAAGACGGTGCAGGAGTTTTCTTCAGCAGATTGA
- a CDS encoding trypsin-like peptidase domain-containing protein, protein MPSSSLESSLVRILTDSGPSRRAFGVGFLVTPKHIMTCAHVVNDALGESQNNPNRPDAEIILDFPLVKNQPLLRAKILHWLPGQEDNSGGDIQDIAVLELLADTPLPSSLHPAALVLTEQQEGSQAEAKVRMCGFPEGTDQGTYTNGLLQGVTAGGLIEIHCRDYPLAPDGEQQQQTYSIKELQEQWKLLAEKLQALEKDHILETRSEERLRLEHRIKETRTDRDTVEQQLTALQNADIVEPDKKASCKSGFDGTPVWAVQENAVCGMVLTMQNRHNKVVTSMIPATQLIAAFPEMEQLSRPANPYLGLEAFGEKDALLYFGRTETVARIQRIVGEQDFVAVIGASGSGKSSAVFAGLVPILRRTGNWLIARCLPRKQPFYELSSALVPFLYDDPLLRLEKSNELREKLHAGSLALSSIVHQISGQNNNQRFLLIIDQFEELFTLNTDRELISRYIESLLEARHTENFTVLITMRADFLESAAGYPALAEALSHCPPFIIPPMSEKDLREAVEQPAAMFGVEFDPGLAQLIVQDVGSEPGSLPLLEFCLTQLWERQEFRRISHDAYTAIGGVQQALANHADEVYAEFDEQDKDRLRHIFLKLVRPGQGTEDTRQVATLEQIRPENREVITRLADHRLVVTGRVEEEDTVEVVHEALIRRWQTLRQWVDEDREFLVWQEKLRVLLRQWQESGKDEGALLRGLPLDEALKWRKTHAGHLDKEELEFIENSEQLREQELRKKKEQEAEREAARQARERQRKINMAILSVGLLVALALSGVAGWQWWEAKQQKVRADRARTEAEENGRNAQLQLAMNYWNNGIQEQKNGDLLTALHYFALTEKGAAQIDNMQMQQNLRFTSSK, encoded by the coding sequence ATGCCCTCATCATCTCTCGAATCCTCCCTTGTCCGCATCCTGACTGACAGCGGTCCTTCACGTCGGGCTTTTGGTGTGGGCTTTCTGGTCACACCAAAACATATCATGACCTGTGCCCACGTGGTTAACGATGCCTTGGGAGAGTCTCAGAACAACCCGAATCGACCGGATGCTGAAATTATCCTGGACTTTCCCTTGGTCAAAAATCAGCCCTTGCTGCGGGCGAAAATCCTGCACTGGCTTCCAGGACAGGAGGATAATTCCGGTGGTGATATTCAGGATATTGCTGTACTGGAACTGCTCGCAGATACACCGCTCCCTTCCAGCTTGCACCCAGCCGCTCTTGTCCTGACAGAACAACAGGAAGGTTCCCAGGCCGAGGCAAAGGTCAGGATGTGCGGTTTTCCTGAAGGGACTGACCAGGGCACGTATACCAATGGCCTCCTCCAGGGAGTAACCGCCGGTGGGCTGATTGAAATCCACTGTCGGGATTATCCCCTTGCTCCTGATGGTGAACAACAGCAGCAAACCTATAGCATTAAGGAACTTCAGGAGCAATGGAAGCTGCTTGCGGAAAAACTTCAGGCCCTGGAAAAAGACCATATCCTGGAGACCCGTTCGGAAGAACGATTACGCCTGGAGCATCGGATTAAGGAAACCCGTACCGACCGGGATACTGTCGAGCAGCAGCTTACAGCCCTCCAGAATGCTGACATTGTTGAGCCGGACAAGAAAGCCTCTTGCAAATCCGGCTTTGACGGCACCCCGGTCTGGGCAGTGCAGGAAAACGCGGTCTGCGGCATGGTCCTTACCATGCAGAACCGGCACAACAAGGTGGTCACCTCTATGATCCCGGCCACACAGCTGATTGCCGCCTTCCCGGAGATGGAACAACTCAGCCGCCCGGCCAATCCCTACCTCGGCCTGGAGGCCTTTGGGGAAAAGGATGCCCTGCTCTACTTCGGTCGGACCGAGACCGTGGCCCGAATTCAACGGATTGTGGGGGAGCAGGACTTTGTCGCAGTCATCGGAGCCAGCGGTAGCGGGAAGTCTTCTGCGGTCTTTGCCGGGCTGGTTCCGATCCTGCGCAGGACCGGCAACTGGCTGATTGCCCGTTGTCTCCCCAGAAAACAACCCTTTTATGAGCTATCATCGGCACTGGTCCCCTTTCTCTATGACGATCCTCTCCTCCGTTTGGAAAAAAGCAATGAGCTTCGGGAAAAACTCCATGCCGGTTCCCTGGCCCTGAGCAGTATTGTCCATCAAATCAGCGGACAAAATAATAATCAACGTTTTCTCCTTATTATTGATCAGTTCGAGGAGCTGTTCACCCTGAATACTGACCGGGAACTTATCTCGCGATACATAGAGAGCCTGCTGGAAGCCCGGCACACAGAGAATTTCACGGTGCTGATCACTATGCGGGCGGATTTTCTGGAATCTGCTGCCGGTTACCCTGCTCTGGCTGAGGCCCTGAGTCATTGCCCGCCTTTTATTATCCCACCCATGAGCGAAAAAGACCTGCGCGAGGCGGTGGAACAGCCTGCGGCCATGTTCGGGGTGGAATTTGATCCGGGCCTAGCCCAGCTTATTGTCCAGGATGTGGGCAGCGAACCGGGCAGCCTGCCCCTGTTGGAGTTCTGCCTGACCCAGCTCTGGGAGCGGCAGGAATTCCGACGGATCAGTCATGATGCCTATACGGCCATCGGCGGGGTGCAGCAGGCCCTGGCTAATCATGCGGATGAGGTCTATGCCGAGTTTGATGAACAGGATAAGGATCGGCTTCGCCATATTTTCTTGAAATTGGTCCGTCCGGGACAGGGCACAGAGGATACCCGGCAGGTGGCTACTCTGGAGCAGATCCGGCCAGAAAACCGGGAGGTGATTACCCGTCTGGCTGATCATCGGCTGGTGGTGACTGGACGGGTGGAAGAGGAAGATACGGTGGAGGTGGTCCATGAGGCCCTGATCCGTCGTTGGCAGACTTTGCGGCAATGGGTAGATGAGGATCGGGAGTTTTTGGTCTGGCAGGAGAAGTTGCGGGTTTTGCTCCGGCAGTGGCAGGAGAGCGGGAAGGATGAAGGGGCCTTATTGCGGGGGTTACCGCTGGATGAGGCATTGAAGTGGCGCAAAACGCATGCGGGCCATCTGGATAAAGAGGAGCTGGAGTTTATAGAGAACAGCGAGCAGTTGCGGGAACAAGAACTACGAAAGAAAAAGGAGCAGGAGGCTGAGCGGGAGGCAGCCCGACAGGCCAGGGAGCGACAACGGAAGATAAATATGGCGATCCTTTCTGTTGGTTTGCTGGTTGCCCTTGCCTTGTCGGGGGTGGCCGGGTGGCAGTGGTGGGAAGCGAAACAGCAGAAAGTTCGTGCTGACCGAGCAAGAACAGAAGCAGAAGAGAACGGACGGAATGCCCAGCTGCAACTGGCCATGAACTATTGGAACAACGGAATACAGGAACAAAAGAACGGTGACCTCCTAACGGCATTACATTACTTTGCATTGACAGAAAAAGGGGCTGCACAAATAGACAATATGCAGATGCAGCAAAATCTCCGATTTACTTCTTCTAAGTAG